Proteins from a single region of Limosilactobacillus fermentum:
- the rplJ gene encoding 50S ribosomal protein L10, with protein MSEAAIAKKAEEVKSVNAQLLAAESAIVVDYRGLTVEEVTDLRKQLRDANIKMSVIKNKILERAVEGTDYEDLKATFVGPTAVAFSDEDPIAPAKILKKFADDHDALEIKGGIIEKKVQTLDAINEYATMPGREDLLSMLASALQDPMRKIARAVKAVADKGDEEAA; from the coding sequence ATGAGTGAAGCAGCTATCGCTAAGAAGGCGGAAGAAGTCAAGTCCGTTAACGCCCAACTGTTGGCCGCTGAATCCGCCATCGTGGTTGATTACCGTGGTTTAACTGTTGAAGAAGTCACTGACTTGCGTAAGCAACTCCGTGACGCCAACATCAAGATGAGCGTTATCAAGAACAAGATCTTGGAACGGGCCGTTGAAGGGACTGACTACGAAGACCTGAAGGCTACCTTTGTTGGCCCAACGGCCGTTGCCTTTTCTGATGAAGACCCGATTGCGCCAGCAAAGATCTTGAAGAAGTTTGCTGATGATCACGATGCCCTTGAAATCAAGGGTGGGATCATCGAAAAGAAGGTCCAAACGCTCGACGCCATCAACGAATACGCTACGATGCCTGGTCGCGAAGACTTGCTGTCCATGCTTGCTTCCGCATTGCAAGATCCAATGCGCAAGATCGCACGGGCTGTCAAGGCCGTTGCCGACAAGGGCGACGAAGAAGCCGCCTAA
- the rplL gene encoding 50S ribosomal protein L7/L12, with protein MAFDKDAIIASLKEASISDLNDLVKAIEEEFDVSAAAPVAVAGAAGGEAAAKDSFTVELTSAGSAKVKVIKVVKDITGLGLKDAKALVDGAPSNVKEDVKEDEANDIKAKLEEVGASVTLK; from the coding sequence ATGGCTTTTGATAAGGATGCTATCATCGCTTCCCTCAAGGAAGCTTCTATCTCTGACCTTAACGACCTTGTTAAGGCAATCGAAGAAGAATTCGACGTTTCTGCTGCTGCTCCGGTAGCCGTTGCCGGCGCTGCTGGTGGCGAAGCTGCTGCTAAGGACAGCTTCACTGTAGAACTTACTTCTGCAGGTTCTGCTAAGGTTAAGGTTATCAAGGTGGTTAAGGACATCACTGGTCTTGGCTTGAAGGATGCTAAGGCTCTTGTTGATGGTGCACCTTCTAACGTTAAGGAAGACGTTAAGGAAGACGAAGCCAACGACATCAAGGCTAAGCTTGAAGAAGTTGGTGCTTCCGTTACCCTTAAGTAA
- a CDS encoding cytochrome ubiquinol oxidase subunit I, giving the protein MTIVSLARFQFAMTTIFHYFFVPFSIGTVFVVAVMETRYVQTKDPAYRKMTKFWGNIFLLSFAVGVVTGLIQEFQFGMNWSDYSRFMGDIFGAPLAFEALMAFFVESTFIGLWMFTWDRVKKGLHLFFIWMVFIGTTVSALWILTANSFMQHPVGYTIKNGRAEMVNFGALLANKQLLFEYGHVVLAALLTGATVITGLAAFQLLKKKRTVSDVNKKIYHKTMRMGMWMMLIFSLGTILVGDLQMKYLVKEQPMKFAATEAVYTTTGKKAPWSVVALVDPKTHKTEASIDIPDMLSLLTYGKTTGSVTGMKEINAQLEKKYGTKIGGQKVSYYVPVNTLFWSFRVMVGFGSLLFLVSLCGLIATRRGRTAMYEKRWVMWLFGLLTFSPFLANTTGWMITEFGRYPWTVYGLFTIAQSVSPNVSVTSLLISNIVYFLLFTGLAAVMIALVCRELRHDPNEVEEGQLEKLTADPFAKGAF; this is encoded by the coding sequence ATGACAATTGTTAGTCTTGCACGTTTCCAGTTCGCGATGACGACGATTTTCCACTATTTCTTCGTTCCGTTTTCAATCGGAACGGTCTTCGTTGTTGCCGTGATGGAAACGCGCTATGTTCAGACCAAGGATCCAGCCTACCGGAAGATGACCAAGTTTTGGGGGAACATTTTCCTCTTGAGCTTTGCCGTTGGGGTGGTTACTGGTTTGATTCAAGAATTCCAGTTCGGGATGAACTGGTCGGATTACTCACGGTTTATGGGGGACATCTTCGGGGCGCCGTTAGCCTTTGAAGCCTTGATGGCCTTCTTCGTGGAATCCACCTTCATTGGACTGTGGATGTTTACTTGGGACCGGGTAAAGAAGGGCTTGCACCTCTTCTTCATCTGGATGGTCTTCATTGGGACGACCGTTTCGGCCCTGTGGATCTTAACTGCCAACTCCTTTATGCAACACCCAGTTGGTTACACGATCAAAAACGGCCGGGCCGAAATGGTTAACTTTGGGGCGCTGCTCGCTAACAAGCAATTATTATTCGAATACGGTCACGTTGTATTAGCAGCCCTTTTAACCGGTGCGACGGTCATTACCGGGTTGGCAGCCTTCCAACTGCTTAAAAAGAAGCGGACGGTTTCCGACGTCAACAAGAAGATCTACCACAAGACGATGCGGATGGGGATGTGGATGATGCTCATCTTCTCGTTGGGGACGATCTTAGTTGGGGACCTTCAAATGAAGTACCTTGTTAAGGAACAACCAATGAAGTTCGCCGCTACCGAAGCGGTTTACACGACGACGGGTAAAAAGGCGCCATGGTCCGTGGTGGCCCTGGTTGACCCGAAGACCCACAAGACGGAAGCAAGCATTGACATTCCGGACATGTTGTCGCTACTGACTTACGGTAAGACGACTGGTTCCGTTACCGGGATGAAGGAAATCAACGCTCAGCTTGAAAAGAAGTACGGCACCAAGATTGGCGGCCAAAAGGTTAGCTACTACGTTCCGGTTAACACCCTGTTCTGGAGTTTCCGGGTGATGGTCGGGTTTGGTAGCTTACTCTTCTTGGTATCGCTTTGTGGACTAATTGCCACCAGAAGGGGCAGGACCGCAATGTACGAGAAGCGTTGGGTAATGTGGCTGTTTGGCCTCTTAACCTTCAGCCCGTTCCTGGCTAACACGACCGGGTGGATGATCACTGAATTTGGTCGTTACCCGTGGACGGTGTACGGGCTCTTCACGATTGCCCAATCCGTTTCGCCAAACGTTTCCGTTACGTCCCTGCTCATTTCTAACATTGTCTACTTCTTACTCTTCACTGGTTTAGCCGCCGTGATGATCGCCTTGGTTTGCCGGGAGCTTCGTCACGACCCGAACGAAGTTGAAGAAGGACAATTAGAAAAGCTTACCGCCGATCCGTTTGCAAAGGGGGCCTTCTAA
- the cydB gene encoding cytochrome d ubiquinol oxidase subunit II, with translation MSALQLVWFILIAVLFSGFFFLDGFDYGVGMAVKTLATNDEERTQVIQTIGPVWDGNEVWLITAGGAMFASFPYWYASLFSGYYLVLLFILVGLIIRGISFEFRAKSPAKYKHVWDTTLALGSFIVPFLFGTLFISMIKGMPIDAQGNMHATFFDYFNWFSLVGGVALTLLTYLHGLNYLTLKTVGPIHERSKSFAKLLYWVLYAGEVVFALLLIFQTDFMKLHPAGTLICLVLIVAFSVIAHVGVITNRQGMAFISSGLTMVALVVLLFQGLYPRLMVSSISSSYDLLIKSGSSSPYTLVIMTTAAVILVPIVLLYTAWAYWIFRKRIEMPAIGGSN, from the coding sequence ATGTCAGCATTACAACTCGTATGGTTCATCTTAATTGCGGTCTTATTCTCCGGCTTCTTTTTCCTTGATGGTTTCGACTACGGGGTCGGAATGGCCGTTAAGACCTTGGCAACCAACGATGAAGAACGTACACAAGTGATTCAAACAATTGGACCCGTCTGGGACGGGAACGAAGTGTGGTTAATTACCGCCGGGGGGGCCATGTTTGCCTCCTTCCCGTACTGGTACGCTTCCCTGTTCTCCGGTTACTACCTGGTGCTCTTGTTCATTTTGGTTGGCCTGATTATTCGGGGGATTTCCTTTGAATTCCGGGCTAAGAGCCCAGCTAAGTACAAGCATGTTTGGGACACCACCTTGGCCTTGGGGAGTTTCATTGTGCCCTTCTTATTCGGGACCCTGTTCATCTCGATGATTAAGGGGATGCCAATTGACGCTCAGGGGAACATGCACGCCACGTTCTTTGACTACTTCAACTGGTTCTCGCTCGTTGGAGGGGTAGCCTTGACACTCTTGACCTACCTACACGGGTTAAACTACCTAACCTTGAAGACGGTGGGACCAATCCACGAACGGTCCAAGAGTTTTGCTAAGTTGCTTTATTGGGTCCTTTACGCGGGTGAAGTGGTCTTCGCCCTGCTGTTGATCTTCCAAACCGACTTTATGAAGCTTCACCCGGCCGGCACTCTGATTTGCCTGGTCTTAATCGTGGCCTTCTCCGTGATCGCCCACGTTGGGGTGATCACCAACCGGCAGGGAATGGCCTTCATTTCCAGCGGGTTGACGATGGTCGCTTTGGTGGTGCTGTTGTTCCAAGGCCTGTACCCACGGCTGATGGTTTCTTCCATCTCCTCTTCGTACGACCTGTTAATTAAGAGTGGTTCCTCGTCGCCGTACACGCTGGTGATCATGACGACGGCTGCGGTAATCTTAGTTCCAATCGTGTTACTTTACACGGCTTGGGCTTACTGGATCTTCCGTAAGCGGATTGAAATGCCAGCCATTGGGGGGAGTAACTAA
- the cydD gene encoding thiol reductant ABC exporter subunit CydD has protein sequence MIDRALFKLPGARSMIMGLVGLDVLQALLIIGQALFLSQSITGLWQGHALKTVAGPIAYFALCFIGRQLINWFNARRLDDFAGSVAKDMRKQLLQKVFALGPEAVAKKGTGSMVTVTLDGISNVEDYLQLTLSKIVTMMITPVMILIAVAFLNWQSAAIMLVIYPLIILFMIILGYAAQTRADRQYENFQRLSNNFIDSLRGIDTLKYFGLSKRYSNSIFKSSESFRKSTMDVLKVAMLSTFALDFFTTLSIAIVAVYLGFGLIDAEIPLFPALATLILAPDYFLPIRNFANDYHATLDGKNSFRDVMEIVGQKQAPAPEFKLHAWQADDQLEINDLAFRYHEGGKIAPLSVRLRGYQKVGIIGMSGSGKTTLINLLAGFLTPEQGEIKFQGQTSATMNIADWQHQITYIPQSPYVFAASLRDNVAFYTPGVSDEEVKDAIHVVGLDDLLADLPAGLDTMIGGGKRALSGGQAQRIALARAFLDHKRRVMIFDEPTAHLDIETELDLKERMLPLMENRLVFFATHRLHWMKKMDYILVMDHGQLVEQGTYQELLAKNGYFTKLIQQTKGEGEQDVQ, from the coding sequence ATGATTGATCGTGCCCTGTTTAAATTACCGGGTGCCCGATCAATGATCATGGGGCTTGTGGGACTCGATGTCCTACAAGCTCTTTTGATTATCGGTCAAGCACTCTTCTTGAGTCAGTCAATAACCGGGTTGTGGCAGGGTCACGCCCTAAAGACGGTGGCGGGTCCGATTGCTTACTTTGCACTGTGTTTCATTGGCCGCCAGTTAATTAACTGGTTCAACGCCCGGCGCCTGGACGATTTTGCCGGGTCCGTGGCCAAGGATATGCGCAAACAACTGCTACAAAAAGTCTTCGCACTCGGTCCCGAAGCGGTGGCCAAGAAGGGGACCGGGAGTATGGTTACCGTCACCCTCGATGGGATTTCTAACGTTGAAGATTACCTGCAACTGACCCTGTCTAAGATCGTGACGATGATGATCACTCCTGTCATGATTCTGATTGCAGTAGCCTTTTTAAACTGGCAATCAGCCGCCATCATGTTGGTGATCTACCCACTCATCATCCTCTTTATGATCATCTTAGGTTACGCCGCCCAGACCCGGGCCGACCGGCAGTACGAAAATTTTCAGCGCCTCTCCAACAACTTTATCGACTCCTTGCGGGGAATTGATACCCTAAAGTACTTTGGCTTGTCCAAGCGTTACTCCAACTCGATCTTTAAGTCGAGCGAGTCCTTTCGTAAGTCGACCATGGACGTTTTAAAGGTCGCCATGCTATCGACCTTCGCCCTTGATTTCTTCACCACCCTATCGATTGCCATCGTGGCCGTGTACCTGGGGTTTGGCTTGATTGACGCCGAAATTCCGCTTTTCCCGGCCCTGGCCACCTTGATTTTGGCCCCGGACTACTTTTTACCGATCCGCAACTTCGCCAATGATTACCACGCTACCTTGGACGGGAAGAACTCCTTTCGAGACGTGATGGAAATCGTTGGTCAAAAGCAAGCCCCCGCACCAGAATTTAAGCTGCACGCCTGGCAAGCTGATGACCAGCTAGAAATTAACGACCTGGCCTTCCGTTACCACGAGGGGGGCAAGATCGCCCCGTTGTCCGTTCGGTTGCGTGGCTACCAAAAGGTCGGAATCATCGGGATGTCCGGTTCCGGTAAGACCACCTTAATTAACCTCTTGGCGGGATTTTTAACGCCTGAGCAAGGGGAGATTAAGTTTCAGGGCCAAACTAGTGCGACGATGAACATCGCCGATTGGCAACACCAAATCACCTACATCCCCCAAAGCCCCTACGTTTTCGCCGCTAGCTTACGGGATAACGTCGCCTTTTATACCCCGGGGGTTTCCGATGAAGAAGTGAAGGATGCCATCCACGTCGTTGGTCTCGATGACCTGTTGGCTGACCTACCAGCGGGCTTAGACACCATGATTGGGGGCGGGAAACGAGCCCTTTCCGGTGGCCAAGCCCAGCGGATTGCGTTGGCCCGGGCTTTTTTGGACCACAAGCGGCGGGTGATGATTTTTGACGAACCAACCGCCCACTTGGACATCGAAACCGAGCTAGACTTAAAGGAACGGATGTTACCGTTGATGGAAAACCGCCTGGTCTTCTTTGCCACCCACCGGTTGCACTGGATGAAGAAGATGGACTACATCTTGGTGATGGACCACGGTCAACTGGTCGAGCAGGGGACTTACCAAGAACTGTTGGCCAAGAATGGTTACTTCACCAAGCTGATTCAACAAACGAAGGGAGAGGGGGAGCAAGATGTTCAATAA
- the cydC gene encoding thiol reductant ABC exporter subunit CydC has product MFNKVRLLRDLKNDQWVRPFLHYYKKTLWLALTLGVLTFVCGAGLMFDSGYLISKAATHPDNILLIYVPIVLTRAFGIGRPALRYVERLVSHNWVLRMTSAFRKKLYDSLEGDAVFFNSKYQLGDILGLLSEDVSHIQNLYLRTVFPMIVSWSLYVIIVVGIGFLSPLMGLWVLITFGLMIFAIPLWSVIINGARQAVEKKTKNDLYTDLTDNVMGITDWVLAERGQEYVNLHNQHEEQLMKVQHRMHRFEFFRNFVLQMLFILIVVSLLLWAGTYFGGQYGGPANWIAAFVLAAFPLVDAFAGLPDAAQETNIYADSLERLNNLPKPQATPETAVALNGPFTVKVEDVHYTYPQTTREVLSGIDLTITPGQKLAILGRSGSGKSTLAALLRGDRTPTKGQITLNGVATATLGDQVADYVGVINQSPHLFNTTVANNVRIGNENASDEQVWDVLERVGLAEMIKKLPQGLETQVDEAGLRFSGGERHRLSLARILLKDAPIILLDEPTVGLDPVTEQEVLDTFMTQLQGKTLIWITHHLQGVAKMDQVVFIEDGHLAMQGTPAELEVSSARYRHLLAADRGEE; this is encoded by the coding sequence ATGTTCAATAAAGTTCGTCTCTTACGGGATTTGAAAAATGACCAATGGGTGCGCCCCTTTTTGCATTACTACAAAAAGACCCTGTGGCTAGCCCTGACGCTCGGGGTATTAACCTTTGTCTGTGGGGCCGGGTTGATGTTTGACTCCGGTTACCTGATTTCAAAGGCCGCCACCCACCCGGATAACATCCTCTTGATCTACGTACCAATTGTCTTGACCCGGGCCTTTGGGATTGGCCGGCCGGCCCTACGTTACGTGGAACGGCTGGTCAGCCACAACTGGGTGTTAAGGATGACCTCGGCCTTTCGCAAGAAGCTGTATGATTCCTTAGAAGGTGACGCCGTCTTCTTTAACAGTAAGTACCAGCTGGGCGACATCTTGGGGCTCTTGTCCGAAGACGTTTCCCACATCCAAAACCTCTACTTACGGACGGTTTTTCCGATGATCGTTTCCTGGAGCCTGTACGTCATCATCGTGGTGGGGATTGGCTTTTTGTCACCTTTGATGGGGCTATGGGTGCTAATCACCTTTGGCCTAATGATCTTTGCGATTCCACTCTGGTCCGTCATCATTAACGGGGCCCGGCAGGCGGTGGAAAAGAAGACTAAAAATGATCTCTACACCGACCTAACCGATAACGTAATGGGAATCACCGACTGGGTCCTGGCCGAACGGGGGCAGGAATACGTTAACTTGCATAACCAACACGAAGAGCAGTTGATGAAGGTGCAACACCGGATGCACCGGTTTGAATTCTTCCGTAACTTCGTTTTGCAAATGCTATTCATCCTAATCGTGGTCAGCTTGCTCTTGTGGGCCGGGACTTACTTTGGCGGGCAATATGGGGGCCCGGCTAACTGGATCGCCGCCTTCGTCTTAGCGGCCTTTCCACTGGTCGACGCCTTTGCCGGTTTACCGGATGCGGCCCAGGAAACCAACATTTACGCCGATTCCTTGGAACGGTTAAATAACCTGCCTAAGCCACAAGCTACCCCAGAAACCGCCGTGGCCCTGAATGGCCCGTTCACGGTCAAGGTTGAAGACGTCCACTACACCTACCCGCAAACAACGCGCGAGGTCTTAAGTGGTATTGATTTAACAATCACGCCCGGCCAAAAGCTGGCCATTCTTGGTCGGTCGGGGTCTGGGAAGTCCACCCTCGCCGCCCTGTTGCGGGGGGACCGAACACCAACCAAGGGGCAAATCACCTTAAACGGGGTAGCTACGGCCACGTTGGGCGACCAGGTGGCCGATTACGTAGGGGTGATTAACCAGTCACCTCACCTCTTCAATACGACGGTCGCCAATAACGTCCGGATCGGGAATGAGAACGCCAGTGACGAGCAGGTGTGGGACGTGCTCGAACGGGTGGGGTTAGCCGAGATGATCAAGAAGCTTCCCCAGGGGCTGGAGACCCAGGTTGACGAAGCCGGCCTCCGCTTCTCCGGTGGGGAACGCCACCGCCTATCTCTGGCCCGGATCCTGCTAAAAGACGCTCCAATCATCCTATTGGACGAGCCAACGGTCGGGCTGGACCCGGTTACGGAACAGGAGGTCTTAGACACCTTTATGACCCAGTTACAGGGCAAGACCCTAATCTGGATTACTCACCACCTCCAGGGGGTCGCTAAAATGGATCAGGTGGTCTTCATTGAAGATGGTCACCTCGCCATGCAGGGGACCCCGGCAGAATTGGAAGTCAGTTCCGCACGGTACCGTCACCTACTGGCGGCCGACCGGGGTGAGGAGTAA
- the adhE gene encoding bifunctional acetaldehyde-CoA/alcohol dehydrogenase: MAKQSEPQKMTKTEKMVDDLVQKAHQALDIMSEFDQKKVDYITHQMVEAGQDKHMELAIEAVKETGRGIVEDKAIKNMFATEEIWHNIRKDHTVGVIEDNKADELITVAEPLGVLAGITPVTNPTSTTLFKAIIAMKTRNPIIFSFHPQALECSRHAARIVRDAAIAAGAPEGAIQWIDEPSRESSTALINNPGIACTLATGGPGMVRAAYSTGKPALGVGPGNGPVYIEKTAKIARAVNDIVLSKTFDNGMICATENSAVIDHEIYDEVKADLKANRVYFVPQNEHAKLRKVMFNEQTGGVNGPIAGKSAMQIAEMADIKVPEDTQVLAVEVNAIGKQELLSGEKLSPVLSVYKAMDQQDAFDKCEALLNYGGLGHTAAIQTQNMDLAREFGVAMKASRIIVNSPSGLGGIGNIYNRMTPSLTLGTGSWGENSISHNVTDYDLLNVKTIAKRRNNMQWIKLPRIYFERDSVRYLKDMPGIKRVFIVTGPSIQAHGYVDVVTDQLRLRENDVQYLVFSDVEADPSTTTVEKGVALMKSFKPDTIIALGGGSPLDAAKGMWMFYEDENASFFGAKQKFLNIRKRAYRFDKPKKAQMVAIPTTSGTGSEVTPFAVITDAKTHVKYPLADYALTPDVAIVDPQFVDTVPKGNIAASGLDVLCHSIESYVSSMASDYTRPLSLQAIKLVFDNLTASYNGDEEARAAMHNASTLAGMAFGNAFLGINHSIAHKLGGEFGLTHGIAIAITMPHVIKFNATLPKKFSTWPKYEAFRAADDYATIARTIGLTGDSNEELINKLCDKIKDLAHSLGVTLSLKAWGVDKAHFDKVVDHLAVLAYEDQCTTANPQEPLIADLKQIMIDEYDGKGVETK, translated from the coding sequence ATGGCGAAGCAAAGTGAACCACAAAAGATGACGAAGACCGAAAAGATGGTGGACGACCTGGTCCAAAAGGCCCACCAAGCGCTCGATATCATGAGCGAATTCGACCAAAAGAAGGTGGACTACATTACCCACCAAATGGTCGAGGCTGGCCAAGATAAGCACATGGAACTGGCGATCGAAGCCGTCAAGGAAACCGGTCGTGGGATCGTGGAAGATAAGGCGATCAAGAATATGTTTGCGACTGAAGAAATTTGGCACAACATTCGCAAGGACCACACCGTTGGGGTAATTGAAGACAACAAGGCCGATGAGTTAATTACGGTTGCCGAACCGCTCGGGGTCTTAGCCGGAATCACGCCGGTTACCAACCCAACCTCAACGACGCTGTTTAAGGCCATCATTGCCATGAAGACCCGCAACCCAATCATCTTCTCCTTCCACCCACAAGCCTTGGAATGCTCCCGTCACGCCGCTCGAATCGTGCGGGATGCCGCCATCGCCGCCGGGGCACCGGAAGGAGCGATCCAATGGATTGACGAACCAAGTCGGGAATCTTCAACCGCATTGATCAACAACCCTGGAATTGCCTGTACCTTAGCTACTGGGGGCCCCGGCATGGTGAGGGCTGCTTACTCCACCGGGAAGCCAGCCCTGGGGGTGGGACCTGGTAACGGTCCGGTTTATATCGAAAAAACCGCTAAGATTGCCCGGGCCGTCAACGACATTGTTTTATCCAAGACTTTTGATAACGGGATGATCTGTGCCACGGAAAACTCTGCCGTTATTGACCACGAAATTTACGATGAAGTGAAGGCCGACTTGAAGGCGAACCGCGTCTACTTCGTTCCCCAAAATGAACACGCTAAGTTGCGCAAGGTAATGTTTAACGAACAAACCGGTGGGGTTAACGGCCCGATCGCCGGTAAGTCCGCTATGCAAATTGCCGAAATGGCCGACATTAAGGTGCCAGAAGACACCCAGGTCCTGGCCGTCGAAGTTAATGCCATTGGTAAGCAAGAACTACTCTCCGGTGAAAAGCTGAGCCCAGTTTTGTCGGTTTACAAGGCCATGGATCAACAAGATGCCTTTGATAAGTGTGAAGCCCTACTTAACTACGGGGGACTGGGCCACACGGCTGCCATTCAAACCCAAAACATGGACCTAGCTCGTGAATTTGGGGTGGCGATGAAGGCCTCACGGATCATCGTTAACTCCCCGTCCGGACTCGGTGGGATTGGGAACATCTACAACCGGATGACCCCATCTTTGACCCTAGGGACTGGTTCATGGGGGGAGAACTCGATTTCCCACAACGTGACCGATTACGATTTGCTAAACGTAAAGACAATTGCCAAGAGGCGGAATAACATGCAATGGATTAAATTACCACGGATCTACTTCGAACGCGATTCTGTTCGTTACCTCAAGGATATGCCAGGGATCAAGCGGGTCTTCATCGTTACTGGCCCATCAATTCAAGCCCACGGCTACGTTGATGTGGTGACCGACCAATTGAGGCTGCGGGAAAACGATGTCCAATACCTGGTCTTCTCCGATGTCGAAGCCGATCCATCCACGACGACGGTTGAAAAAGGGGTCGCCCTGATGAAGAGCTTCAAGCCGGACACGATTATCGCTTTGGGTGGGGGTTCGCCGCTGGACGCCGCCAAGGGGATGTGGATGTTCTACGAGGACGAAAATGCTTCCTTCTTCGGGGCAAAGCAAAAGTTCTTGAACATCCGTAAGCGGGCCTACCGCTTCGACAAGCCGAAGAAGGCCCAAATGGTGGCGATCCCAACCACTTCCGGGACCGGGTCCGAAGTAACGCCGTTCGCCGTGATTACGGACGCCAAGACCCACGTGAAGTACCCACTGGCCGATTACGCTTTGACGCCGGACGTGGCCATCGTTGACCCCCAGTTTGTGGACACGGTACCAAAGGGCAACATCGCCGCTTCCGGTTTGGACGTCTTGTGCCACTCGATTGAATCCTACGTTTCCAGCATGGCCTCCGATTACACCCGGCCGCTGTCCTTGCAAGCCATCAAGTTAGTCTTTGACAACTTAACCGCTTCGTACAATGGGGATGAAGAAGCCCGGGCTGCCATGCACAACGCTTCGACCTTAGCCGGGATGGCCTTTGGGAACGCCTTCTTAGGGATCAACCACTCAATCGCCCACAAGCTGGGTGGTGAGTTTGGCCTGACCCACGGGATCGCCATCGCCATCACGATGCCACACGTCATCAAGTTTAACGCCACCCTGCCAAAGAAGTTTAGCACGTGGCCGAAGTACGAAGCCTTCCGGGCCGCCGATGACTACGCAACGATCGCCCGCACGATCGGTTTGACCGGCGACTCCAACGAAGAGTTGATCAACAAGCTCTGCGACAAGATCAAGGACTTGGCCCACTCGCTGGGCGTAACCCTGAGCTTGAAGGCCTGGGGCGTCGACAAGGCTCACTTCGACAAGGTGGTTGACCACCTAGCCGTCTTAGCCTACGAAGATCAATGTACGACGGCTAACCCGCAAGAACCACTGATTGCCGACCTGAAGCAAATCATGATCGACGAATACGACGGGAAGGGCGTCGAAACCAAGTAA